From Erinaceus europaeus chromosome 9, mEriEur2.1, whole genome shotgun sequence, one genomic window encodes:
- the ZBTB38 gene encoding zinc finger and BTB domain-containing protein 38: MTVMSLSRDLKDDLHSDTVLSILNEQRIRGILCDVTIIVEDTKFKAHSNVLAASSLYFKNIFWSHTICISSHVLELDDLKAEVFTEILNYIYSSTVVVKRQETVTDLAAAGKKLGISFLEDLTDRNFSSSPGPYVFCITEKGVVKEEKNEKRHEEPAVTSGPRITNAFSIIETENSNSMFSPLDLRASFKKVSDSMRTSSLCLGRADGCHEAEPVRTLAEHSYAVSSVAEAYRSQPACEHESSSPAAKTDKDNSETPTAKPKPCRKPKALTPPPVSDPPVANTPPPPPVSSLEVNPERTPQPAPVLPGSESLSNDGEAHFSPEEESQPSEASGPPATEVPPLIYNCSCCSKSFESSMLLSAHMQLHKPTQEPLVCKYCNKQFSTLNRLDRHEQICMRASHVPVPGSNQRFLENYPTIGQNGSSFTGPDSLLSENRMGEFSSPGSALPETDHMVKFVNGQMLYSCVVCKRSYVTLSSLRRHANVHSWRRTYPCHYCNKVFALAEYRTRHEIWHTGERRYQCIFCLETFMTYYILKNHQKSFHAIDHRLSISKKTANGGLKPSVYPYKLYRLLPMKCKRAPYKSYRNSSYENTRENSQMAEPAPGTFMIQNPHSSDLPTLSFPDGGNALTTSPAIPLETPVCPDGPTPTKKQKAEGAKWREESLKTDLGSNLYSAEVAAASCRNASGPAGVAEGTPMLSVSHSKGGENSASSVISYGGSAPSVIVHSSQFSSVIMHSNTMGAVSSGSHRAPADPATSQPPKDEGKPEPEKAGRAASRPKNLKEKKKMSPPCTRGEAAEEFKYVSDPGASLSKNTTPREAGKIETYIAKPALPGTSTNSNVAPLCQITVKIGNEAIVKRHILGSKLFYKRGRRSKYQMQEEALPPEKDQAPQGNSPLDLCQSECVEMSEIFDDTSDQDSTDKPWRPYYNYKPKKKSRQLRKIRKATWRKEQGSRSPGPKCRLPAELDCAVGKTPPQKAFEEEENKEMPKLQCELCDGDKGSGPGSRPHRHITARPYACELCAKQFQSPSTLKMHMRCHTGEKPYQCKTCGRCFSVQGNLQKHERIHLGVKEFICQYCNKAFTLNETLKIHERIHTGEKRYHCQFCFQSFLYLSTKRNHEQRHIREHNGKGYACFQCPKICKTAAALGMHQKKHLFKSPSQQEKIEGEAYQDSSDPLENPPLIDPEENDQKDHVHAIVENSL; encoded by the coding sequence ATGACAGTCATGTCCCTTTCCAGGGACCTCAAGGACGACTTGCACAGTGACACCGTGCTCTCCATCTTGAACGAGCAACGCATCCGGGGCATTCTGTGCGATGTCACCATCATTGTGGAGGACACCAAATTCAAAGCCCACAGCAATGTCCTGGCCGCTTCAAGCCTCTACTTCAAAAATATCTTTTGGAGCCACACAATCTGCATCTCCAGCCACGTCCTAGAGCTGGACGATCTCAAAGCTGAAGTGTTTACAGAAATCCTTAATTATATCTACAGCTCCACCGTCGTCGTCAAGCGTCAGGAAACAGTCACGGATCTTGCAGCTGCAGGAAAAAAGCTGGGAATATCCTTCCTGGAAGATCTCACCGACCGCAACTTCTCCAGTTCCCCCGGCCCCTATGTATTCTGCATCACAGAAAAGGGAGTggtaaaggaagagaaaaatgaaaaaaggcacGAAGAGCCCGCCGTCACCAGTGGGCCGAGGATCACAAATGCGTTTTCCATCATTGAAACTGAAAACAGCAATAGCATGTTTTCTCCGCTGGACTTGAGGGCGAGTTTCAAGAAGGTCTCTGACTCCATGAGAACCTCCAGCCTGTGTCTCGGGAGGGCAGACGGTTGCCACGAGGCAGAGCCCGTGCGCACGCTGGCCGAGCACTCCTACGCCGTTTCTTCCGTGGCCGAGGCTTACAGAAGTCAGCCTGCCTGTGAACACGAGAGCAGCTCCCCAGCCGCAAAAACGGACAAAGACAACAGCGAGACTCCCACAGCCAAACCAAAACCGTGCCGGAAGCCAAAAGCACTCACCCCACCCCCGGTTTCCGACCCACCGGTGGCAAataccccacctcctcctccagtgTCCAGCCTAGAGGTGAATCCAGAAAGAACTCCCCAGCCAGCCCCAGTTCTTCCCGGTTCAGAATCCCTCAGCAATGACGGAGAGGCCCATTTCTCCCCAGAAGAGGAAAGTCAGCCCTCGGAGGCATCAGGGCCACCGGCTACCGAGGTCCCACCTCTCATCTACAACTGCAGCTGTTGTTCCAAGTCCTTCGAGAGCAGCATGCTGCTCAGTGCCCACATGCAGCTGCATAAGCCCACCCAGGAGCCCCTTGTGTGCAAATACTGCAACAAGCAGTTCAGCACCCTCAACCGGCTGGACCGCCACGAGCAGATCTGTATGCGGGCCAGCCACGTGCCTGTCCCAGGCAGCAATCAGCGCTTCTTAGAAAACTACCCCACCATCGGCCAGAATGGAAGCTCCTTCACAGGCCCGGACTCTCTGCTCTCTGAAAACAGGATGGGTGAGTTTTCCAGCCCCGGAAGTGCCCTGCCAGAAACAGACCACATGGTGAAATTCGTCAATGGGCAGATGCTCTACAGCTGCGTGGTGTGCAAACGGAGTTACGTGACTTTATCCAGCCTCCGCAGGCACGCAAACGTCCACTCTTGGAGAAGAACCTATCCTTGCCATTACTGCAACAAAGTGTTTGCGCTGGCGGAGTACAGGACAAGGCACGAGATTTGGCACACAGGCGAGAGGCGGTATCAGTGCATATTCTGCCTCGAGACTTTCATGACCTACTATATACTCAAAAACCATCAGAAGTCTTTCCATGCCATAGACCACAGACTTTCTATCAGTAAGAAAACGGCCAATGGAGGCCTGAAGCCCAGCGTGTACCCCTATAAACTTTATAGGCTACTGCCGATGAAATGCAAGCGGGCCCCTTACAAGAGCTACCGGAATTCCTCCTACGAAAACACTAGAGAAAACAGCCAGATGGCCGAGCCTGCCCCAGGCACTTTCATGATTCAGAACCCACACAGCTCGGACTTACCGACCCTGAGTTTCCCGGACGGTGGAAATGCTCTGACCACCAGTCCAGCCATCCCCTTGGAAACGCCTGTGTGTCCAGATGGGCCCACGCCCACCAAGAAACAGAAGGCAGAGGGCGCCAAGTGGAGAGAGGAGTCCCTGAAGACTGACCTCGGCAGTAACCTTTATTCAGCTGAGGTGGCCGCAGCTTCCTGCAGAAATGCCTCGGGCCCTGCAGGTGTAGCAGAGGGCACTCCCATGCTGTCTGTGAGTCACAGCAAAGGCGGCGAGAACTCGGCCTCCTCCGTCATCAGCTACGGAGGCTCAGCACCCTCGGTGATCGTGCACAGCAGCCAGTTCTCCTCCGTCATCATGCATAGCAACACCATGGGCGCCGTGAGCAGCGGCAGCCACCGAGCCCCTGCAGACccagccaccagccagccccccaaAGACGAAGGCAAGCCAGAGCCAGAGAAAGCGGGGAGAGCTGCCAGCAGACCCAAAAAcctaaaggagaaaaagaaaatgagcccACCCTGTACCAGGGGGGAGGCAGCAGAGGAGTTCAAGTATGTTTCCGACCCCGGAGCATCTCTGAGCAAAAACACAACTCCGAGAGAGGCTGGGAAGATCGAGACCTACATCGCTAAGCCCGCTCTGCCCGGCACCTCCACCAACAGCAACGTGGCCCCGCTGTGCCAGATAACCGTGAAGATCGGGAATGAAGCCATTGTGAAACGGCACATCCTGGGATCCAAACTCTTCTATAAGAGAGGGAGGAGGTCCAAGTACCAAATGCAGGAAGAGGCCTTGCCCCCTGAGAAGGACCAGGCTCCCCAGGGCAACAGCCCCCTGGACCTCTGCCAATCCGAGTGCGTAGAGATGAGTGAAATATTCGATGACACGAGTGACCAGGACTCCACGGACAAGCCCTGGCGCCCTTACTACAACTACAAACCCAAGAAGAAGTCCAGACAGCTGAGGAAAATAAGGAAAGCCACCTGGAGGAAGGAGCAGGGAAGCAGAAGCCCAGGCCCCAAGTGCAGGCTCCCCGCGGAACTGGACTGCGCGGTGGGGAAGACGCCTCCGCAGAAGGCGTTCGAGGAAGAAGAGAACAAAGAGATGCCCAAGCTCCAGTGTGAGCTCTGCGACGGAGACAAGGGCTCGGGGCCCGGGAGCAGGCCCCACCGGCACATCACGGCCAGGCCTTACGCCTGCGAGCTATGCGCCAAGCAGTTCCAGAGCCCATCCACGCTCAAGATGCACATGCGGTGCCACACGGGGGAGAAGCCGTACCAGTGCAAGACCTGTGGCCGCTGCTTCTCCGTGCAAGGGAACCTGCAGAAGCACGAGCGCATCCACCTGGGCGTGAAGGAATTCATCTGCCAGTACTGCAACAAGGCCTTCACCTTGAACGAGACCCTCAAGATCCATGAGAGGATCCACACCGGTGAGAAGCGCTACCACTGTCAGTTCTGCTTCCAGAGCTTCCTGTACCTCTCCACCAAACGGAATCACGAGCAGAGGCACATTCGGGAGCACAACGGGAAGGGCTACGCCTGCTTCCAGTGCCCTAAAATTTGCAAAACAGCCGCTGCCCTCGGCATGCACCAGAAGAAACACTTATTCAAAAGCCCAAGTCAGCAGGAGAAAATAGAAGGCGAGGCATACCAGGACAGCTCAGACCCCCTGGAGAACCCGCCTCTCATTGATCCAGAAGAAAATGACCAAAAGGATCATGTCCATGCCATTGTTGAAAACTCTCTTTGa